A single Numenius arquata chromosome 1, bNumArq3.hap1.1, whole genome shotgun sequence DNA region contains:
- the LOC141462477 gene encoding olfactory receptor 52B2-like, with the protein MPLFNLTSLRPSTFILAGIPGMEKSHIWISIPFCSMYLAALLGNGVLLFVIRTERSLHQPMYLFLSMLAIADLVLSTTTMPKMLALFWFRAGEISFGACLTQMFFLHFSFSAESVVLLAMAFDRFVAICYPLHYTAVLTHSTVLKTGLVALLRSFSIIFPCIFLLKRLPFCGHNVIPHTYCEHMGIARLACADISINVLYGLAVPFMAIVVDVVLIAVSYVLILLALFRLPSRTARHKAFNTCGSHVCVISLFYIPAFFTILTHRFGREIPHHIHILLANLYVLFPPLLNPMVYGVRTQQIKEKVVKVFICPKSHLLQE; encoded by the coding sequence ATGCCGCTGTTCAACCTTACCAGCCTGAGGCCATCCACCTTCATCCTGGCTGGCATCCCTGGCATGGAGAAGTCGCACATCTGGATCTCCATCCCATTCTGCTCCATGTACCTGGCTGCCCTGCTGGGGAACGGCGTCCTGTTGTTTGTCATAAGGACAGAACGcagcctccaccagcccatgTACCTCTTCCTGTCCATGCTGGCCATCGCTGACCTGGTGCTGTCGACCACTACCATGCCCAAGATGCTGGCCCTCTTCTGGTTCAGGGCGGGGGAGATTTCCTTCGGTGCCTGCCTCACCCAGATGTTCTTCCTGCACTTCAGCTTCTCGGCAGAGTCGGTGGTCCTGCTGGCTATGGCGTTTGACCGCTTTGTGGCCATCTGCTACCCCTTGCACTACACGGCAGTGCTGACCCACTCAACCGTCCTCAAAACTGGGTTGGTGgctttgctgaggagtttctccATCATTTTCCCCTGCATATTTCTTCTCAAGCGGCTGCCCTTCTGTGGGCACAACGTCATCCCCCACACCTACTGCGAGCACATGGGCATCGCCCGCCTGGCCTGCGCCGACATCTCCATCAATGTCCTCTACGGCCTCGCCGTGCCCTTCATGGCGATCGTGGTAGACGTTGTCCTCATCGCTGTCTCCTATGTCTTAATTCTCCTGGCGTTATTCAGACTCCCTTCCAGGACCGCCCGCCACAAGGCTTTCAACACCTGTGGCTCTCACGTCTGTGTTATATCACTTTTCTACATTCCTGCCTTTTTCACCATTTTGACACACCGCTTCGGCCGGGAAATCCCCCACCACATCCATATTCTTCTGGCCAACCTCTATGTGCTCTTCCCCCCGCTGCTGAACCCCATGGTGTACGGGGTGCGGACACAGCAGATAAAAGAGAAGGTTGTGAAAGTGTTCATCTGCCCCAAGAGTCATCTGCTGCAAGAGTAA